One stretch of Sulfuricystis multivorans DNA includes these proteins:
- a CDS encoding chorismate--pyruvate lyase family protein yields the protein MRPMVASLPFPPHAALEMSRQEFRWKPDPALAGAPAWLRPWLADPGSLTARIVLRCTSFEVRVLGERRAPPLPDERTLIGLPLGRYAWTREVLLFANGLPVVFAHSVLAPRDLNGAWHMAQAIGSRPLGAALFADPSICRGPLSAARLTARHPLHRHAEQALGEPLPTLWARRSRFCRLGRPLLVTEVFLPGIARL from the coding sequence ATGCGTCCTATGGTAGCATCGCTACCCTTCCCTCCCCACGCAGCGCTCGAAATGTCTCGCCAGGAGTTCCGCTGGAAACCCGACCCTGCCCTGGCGGGTGCTCCGGCCTGGTTGCGTCCCTGGCTCGCCGATCCAGGTTCGCTCACCGCGCGCATCGTCTTACGCTGCACAAGCTTCGAAGTCCGTGTGCTCGGCGAACGACGCGCGCCTCCCCTTCCCGACGAGCGCACGCTGATCGGGCTGCCCCTGGGGCGTTACGCCTGGACACGCGAGGTGCTGCTGTTCGCCAACGGCCTGCCGGTGGTGTTCGCGCACAGCGTGCTCGCGCCGCGCGATCTGAATGGTGCCTGGCACATGGCACAGGCCATCGGTTCGCGGCCGCTCGGCGCCGCCCTGTTCGCCGACCCGTCGATCTGCCGCGGCCCGTTGAGCGCGGCGCGCCTGACTGCCCGTCATCCGCTCCACCGCCATGCCGAGCAGGCACTCGGTGAGCCGCTGCCGACCCTCTGGGCGCGCCGCTCGCGTTTTTGCCGCCTCGGACGACCGCTGCTGGTCACCGAGGTTTTCCTGCCCGGCATCGCGCGGCTGTGA
- the rapZ gene encoding RNase adapter RapZ, translating to MQLVLISGLSGSGKTIALNVLEDAGYFCVDNLPAALLSGLAGHLLREGHARVAVAIDMRGGSGIAALPAQLKQLAAHRIDVRFLFLDARDDVLIQRFSETRRRHPLASGDKTLAEAIAEERAALETLKSLGHRIDTSHLRPNALRAMVKDFIDLQGDGAGLILLFQSFGFKHGLPLDADLVFDVRCLPNPHYDPLLRPLTGRDAAVIEFLEAQPEVMQMFADIRQFLETWLPAYIRDNRAYLTVALGCTGGQHRSVWFAERLAAHFRHKARVLVRHRSLIE from the coding sequence ATGCAACTCGTGCTGATCAGCGGTCTGTCGGGTTCGGGCAAGACCATCGCGTTGAACGTCCTCGAAGACGCGGGCTATTTCTGCGTCGACAATCTGCCGGCGGCGCTGCTCTCGGGGCTCGCCGGCCATCTGCTGCGCGAAGGGCACGCGCGTGTCGCGGTGGCGATCGACATGCGCGGCGGCAGCGGCATCGCGGCCTTGCCCGCACAACTGAAGCAGCTCGCCGCGCATCGCATCGACGTGCGCTTCCTGTTTCTCGACGCGCGCGATGACGTGCTGATCCAGCGTTTTTCCGAAACGCGCCGACGCCATCCGCTCGCCAGCGGCGACAAGACGCTCGCCGAGGCGATCGCCGAGGAACGCGCCGCGCTGGAAACCCTGAAAAGCCTTGGCCACCGCATCGACACCAGCCATCTGCGGCCGAATGCCCTGCGCGCGATGGTCAAGGATTTCATCGACCTGCAAGGCGATGGCGCAGGGCTGATCCTGCTGTTCCAGTCCTTCGGCTTCAAGCATGGCCTGCCGCTCGATGCCGATCTGGTCTTCGACGTGCGCTGTCTGCCCAATCCGCACTACGACCCGCTGTTACGCCCGCTCACCGGGCGCGATGCGGCGGTGATCGAGTTCCTCGAAGCGCAGCCCGAAGTGATGCAGATGTTCGCCGACATCCGCCAGTTTCTGGAAACTTGGCTGCCGGCTTACATTCGCGACAACCGCGCTTATCTAACCGTCGCCTTGGGCTGCACCGGCGGACAGCATCGCTCGGTCTGGTTCGCCGAACGTCTGGCCGCGCATTTCCGCCACAAGGCGCGCGTGCTGGTGCGCCATCGTTCCCTCATCGAATGA
- a CDS encoding flavin prenyltransferase UbiX: MKTIAVAWTGASGLPYGLRLVECLIEAGCRVWLFYSPAAQIVAKQECDLVLPAQPREAQRELAQRIGDGKGLLTVFGREDWMAPPASGSNPPDAYVICPCTMGTLAEVAAGTAKDLITRAADVVLKEGRPLILVPRETPLSMIHLENMLKLSRAGAVILPPSPGFYHRPADIQGLVDFVVARILDRLGIVHALMPRWGAERD; the protein is encoded by the coding sequence TTGAAAACCATCGCCGTCGCCTGGACTGGGGCTTCCGGCCTGCCTTACGGTCTGCGCCTGGTCGAGTGCCTGATCGAGGCCGGCTGCCGCGTCTGGCTCTTTTACTCGCCAGCGGCGCAGATCGTCGCCAAACAGGAATGCGATCTCGTGCTGCCTGCGCAGCCGCGCGAAGCGCAACGAGAGCTTGCCCAACGCATCGGCGATGGGAAGGGGCTGCTCACGGTATTCGGCCGTGAGGACTGGATGGCGCCGCCGGCCTCCGGCTCCAATCCCCCCGATGCTTACGTCATCTGCCCATGCACGATGGGCACACTCGCCGAAGTCGCCGCCGGCACGGCCAAAGACCTCATCACGCGTGCCGCCGACGTGGTGCTCAAAGAGGGCAGGCCCTTGATCCTGGTGCCGCGCGAGACGCCGTTATCGATGATCCACCTCGAGAACATGCTGAAACTTTCCCGCGCCGGCGCGGTGATCCTGCCGCCTTCCCCCGGTTTCTATCACCGACCGGCCGACATCCAGGGGCTCGTCGATTTCGTCGTCGCGCGCATCCTCGATCGCCTCGGCATCGTGCATGCGCTGATGCCGCGCTGGGGAGCGGAACGTGACTGA
- a CDS encoding efflux RND transporter permease subunit: MKLYRRLLENHPLANIAFVVVLLLGAYSYLTMPREQDPEINFNWVMITTVLPGASAEDVEKRVTKPLEDAIKGVADVRFSSSSSREGVSNILVRFREISERVFDKRVNDLRREIQNKAKSELPSEAKEPRVLEITTSNGFPTALVLVTGQAADEVLRNRARLLRDAFERMLGIDQVFATGLRDPEFLVEYDPAALTNRGLNGSDVADAAFAWFRDTFAGKLETGQGDARAAWLVRVVGQDVDPERIAQIPVGRAGTPLASVAEVSRARAKAGSLASYAGQPAVMLAITKKSRTNTLELIERINRFIAEKNPHLAGEGLELKLLDDQTPKTRASIAIMEANALVGLLVVLGMCWIFLGTRIALLVALGVPFALAGTFAVLGGLGYTVNLSVLLGVVIALGMLVDDAVVVVESIYYRMQRGFDALAASLAAMREVFAPVTASVLTTMAAFLPLMLLPGIVGKFMFIIPFIVTLALAISLIEAYWILPVHVVTATRQAPPPADDWRARFNHLLRVKYARWLIAVLRWPRLSVAVMLLLLAGAVAAVASGLVRVQFFAFDPLRLFYVSVDMPAGAPIEQSLREAQKIEARVKQHLQPGEARNTAAYAGVKFTDTEPLYGEAYGQVVVSLLPTEGGRSVPEIVAAMRADIESMESPGKISFTMLSGGPPVTRPIRVRVRGDDPLELRAAADALAAIVRAVPGAKDVVDDDIPGRPQLVLELDREALRAAGLDAAKVARLVRLAVDGEIVAITRDRGEKVELRVRARHRGDGTLGADIFDLLNDPVALPNGQTTTLGALLRAETKIGKGVIKHYNLARAITVEADLDKKVTDTLTANRLIAEGWQKVAAQFPNTSIDFSGEMEDIRESLAAMPWLFLLGVGLIYLILAAQFRSYWQPLLILVTVPLAFTGVAFGLLISRNPLSLYTLYGVIALTGIAVNSAIVLIDAANERLRSGMSVLHAAVYAARRRVVPILITSTTTVGGLFSLAFGLAGKSLLWGPVAQSIVWGLTISTMLTLFVIPLLYWMAMRRREAVQ, encoded by the coding sequence ATGAAGCTCTACCGGCGCCTGCTCGAAAACCATCCGCTCGCCAACATCGCCTTCGTGGTGGTGTTGCTGCTCGGCGCTTACAGTTATCTCACCATGCCGCGCGAGCAGGACCCGGAGATCAACTTCAACTGGGTGATGATCACCACGGTGCTGCCCGGCGCCTCGGCCGAGGATGTCGAAAAACGGGTGACCAAGCCGCTCGAAGACGCGATCAAGGGGGTGGCGGACGTGCGCTTTTCCTCCTCATCGTCGCGCGAGGGAGTATCGAACATCCTGGTGCGCTTCCGCGAGATTTCCGAGCGCGTGTTCGACAAGCGCGTCAACGATCTGCGGCGCGAGATCCAGAACAAGGCGAAGAGCGAATTGCCCAGCGAGGCGAAAGAGCCGCGTGTGCTGGAGATCACCACCTCGAACGGTTTCCCGACCGCGCTGGTGCTCGTCACCGGACAGGCGGCCGACGAGGTGCTGAGAAACCGCGCGCGATTACTGCGTGACGCCTTCGAGCGCATGCTGGGCATCGACCAGGTGTTCGCCACCGGCCTGCGCGATCCCGAGTTCTTGGTCGAATATGACCCGGCCGCGCTGACAAACCGGGGATTGAATGGCAGCGATGTCGCCGATGCAGCGTTCGCCTGGTTTCGCGATACTTTCGCCGGCAAGCTGGAAACCGGCCAAGGCGATGCCCGCGCAGCCTGGCTGGTGCGCGTGGTGGGGCAGGATGTCGATCCGGAGCGCATCGCGCAGATCCCGGTCGGTCGCGCCGGCACGCCGTTGGCGAGCGTCGCGGAAGTCTCGCGGGCGCGCGCCAAGGCCGGCTCTCTGGCGAGTTACGCGGGCCAGCCGGCGGTAATGCTGGCGATCACCAAGAAAAGCCGCACCAACACGCTGGAGCTCATCGAGCGCATCAACCGCTTCATCGCCGAAAAGAACCCGCACCTTGCCGGCGAGGGCCTCGAATTGAAGCTGCTCGATGACCAGACGCCGAAAACCCGTGCCTCGATTGCGATCATGGAGGCGAATGCGCTCGTCGGCCTGTTGGTGGTGCTGGGAATGTGCTGGATATTCCTTGGCACGCGCATCGCCTTGCTCGTGGCGCTGGGCGTGCCTTTCGCGCTGGCGGGTACCTTCGCCGTGCTCGGCGGCCTCGGCTACACGGTGAACCTCTCGGTGCTGCTCGGCGTGGTGATTGCGCTGGGCATGCTGGTCGACGATGCGGTGGTCGTCGTCGAGTCAATCTACTACCGGATGCAACGGGGCTTCGATGCGCTGGCTGCCAGCCTTGCCGCGATGCGCGAGGTGTTCGCGCCGGTCACCGCCTCGGTGCTGACGACGATGGCGGCTTTTCTGCCGCTGATGCTCTTGCCGGGCATCGTCGGCAAGTTCATGTTCATCATTCCCTTCATCGTCACGCTCGCCCTCGCCATCAGCCTGATCGAAGCCTACTGGATTCTGCCGGTGCATGTGGTGACGGCGACACGGCAGGCCCCACCGCCGGCCGACGACTGGCGCGCCCGCTTCAACCATCTGTTGCGCGTGAAATATGCGCGCTGGCTGATTGCCGTGCTGCGTTGGCCGAGGCTGTCCGTGGCGGTGATGCTGCTGTTGTTGGCCGGTGCAGTCGCCGCGGTGGCGAGCGGACTGGTGCGCGTGCAGTTCTTTGCCTTCGATCCGCTGCGGCTGTTCTATGTCAGCGTCGACATGCCGGCCGGCGCGCCGATCGAACAGAGCCTGCGTGAGGCGCAGAAGATCGAGGCACGCGTGAAGCAACATCTGCAACCCGGCGAGGCGCGCAATACCGCCGCCTATGCCGGCGTGAAATTTACCGATACCGAACCGCTGTATGGCGAAGCCTACGGGCAGGTGGTGGTTTCATTGCTCCCCACAGAAGGCGGCCGCAGCGTTCCGGAGATCGTCGCGGCGATGCGCGCAGACATCGAGTCGATGGAGAGTCCCGGCAAGATCAGTTTCACGATGCTCTCGGGCGGTCCGCCCGTCACCCGACCGATCCGTGTGCGCGTGCGCGGCGACGATCCGCTCGAGCTGCGGGCCGCGGCCGATGCGCTGGCTGCCATCGTGCGCGCGGTGCCAGGCGCGAAGGACGTGGTCGATGACGACATTCCGGGCCGGCCGCAGCTGGTGCTGGAACTCGACCGCGAGGCCTTGCGCGCGGCGGGGCTGGATGCCGCCAAGGTGGCGCGGCTGGTGCGTCTCGCCGTCGATGGCGAGATCGTCGCCATCACGCGCGACCGCGGCGAGAAGGTGGAGCTGCGCGTGCGCGCCCGGCATCGGGGCGACGGCACGCTCGGCGCCGATATCTTCGATCTGCTGAATGACCCGGTGGCGCTGCCCAATGGCCAGACGACCACGCTCGGTGCCCTGCTGCGCGCCGAGACGAAGATCGGCAAGGGGGTGATCAAGCACTACAACCTGGCGCGCGCGATCACCGTCGAGGCCGATCTCGACAAGAAGGTCACCGACACGCTGACGGCCAACCGGTTAATCGCCGAGGGTTGGCAAAAGGTTGCCGCGCAGTTTCCGAATACCAGCATCGATTTTTCCGGAGAGATGGAGGACATCCGCGAGAGTCTCGCCGCGATGCCCTGGCTGTTCCTGCTCGGCGTCGGGCTGATCTATCTGATCCTCGCCGCGCAGTTCAGGAGCTACTGGCAGCCGCTGTTGATCCTCGTCACCGTGCCGCTCGCCTTCACCGGCGTCGCCTTCGGCCTGCTGATTTCACGCAACCCGTTGTCGCTGTACACTCTCTATGGCGTGATCGCGCTGACGGGCATTGCGGTGAATTCCGCGATCGTGCTGATCGATGCCGCCAACGAACGCTTACGCAGTGGCATGAGTGTGCTGCATGCCGCAGTGTATGCTGCACGCCGGCGCGTGGTGCCGATCCTGATCACCTCGACGACGACGGTCGGCGGACTGTTCTCGCTCGCCTTCGGCCTGGCCGGCAAATCGCTGCTCTGGGGGCCGGTGGCGCAGTCGATCGTCTGGGGGCTGACCATCTCCACCATGCTGACCCTGTTCGTGATCCCCTTGTTGTATTGGATGGCCATGCGCCGTCGGGAAGCTGTGCAATGA
- a CDS encoding NusG domain II-containing protein: MKHWLALMRSGDWLTVALGTLLVMSAFALAWTGGRPERAVIRVEGKVVAEFPLDAPRRFSARGPLGETVIEIAPGRARVLSDPGPRQYCVQQGWLIRPNAIAICAPNHVSLSLSGREPNHDSLNY, encoded by the coding sequence ATGAAACACTGGCTGGCACTGATGCGCTCCGGTGATTGGCTCACCGTGGCCTTGGGCACGTTGCTCGTCATGTCGGCCTTTGCGCTGGCATGGACTGGCGGTCGTCCCGAACGCGCCGTGATACGCGTCGAAGGCAAGGTGGTGGCCGAGTTTCCGCTCGACGCGCCGCGGCGCTTCTCGGCACGCGGCCCGTTGGGCGAAACGGTGATCGAGATCGCGCCCGGCCGCGCGCGCGTGCTCTCCGATCCGGGCCCACGGCAGTATTGCGTGCAGCAGGGCTGGCTCATCCGCCCCAATGCGATCGCCATCTGCGCGCCGAACCATGTGAGCCTTTCCCTTTCCGGGCGCGAGCCGAATCATGACAGCCTCAACTATTGA
- a CDS encoding hydroxymethylglutaryl-CoA lyase — protein MTLPTTARLVEVGPRDGLQNEPQFVPTATKIALIERLIDCGLECVEATAFVSPKWVPQMADAAEVLRGITYRPGICHPVLVPNEKGLEAALAAGAKEVAVFAAASEAFSQKNINCSIKESLERFRPVLARAKDAGIKVRGYVSCALGCPYQGEVQPIAVADLAWALFEMGCHEISLGDTIGTGTPEKTKALIDAVARRVPIKKLAGHFHDTYGMAIANIYAALQEGVNVFDASVGGLGGCPYAKGASGNVATEDVVWLLKGLGIDCGVDLDKLVDTAQWISMQLGREPASKVARALLAKRAA, from the coding sequence ATGACCCTGCCCACCACCGCTCGCCTCGTCGAAGTCGGGCCGCGCGACGGCCTGCAAAACGAACCCCAGTTCGTCCCCACCGCGACCAAGATCGCACTGATCGAACGCCTCATCGACTGTGGTCTCGAGTGCGTCGAGGCCACCGCCTTCGTTTCGCCCAAGTGGGTGCCGCAGATGGCCGATGCAGCCGAGGTGCTGCGCGGCATCACATACCGGCCTGGCATCTGTCATCCTGTGCTGGTGCCGAACGAAAAGGGGTTGGAGGCGGCGCTTGCCGCCGGCGCGAAGGAAGTCGCCGTGTTCGCTGCCGCTTCCGAAGCCTTCTCGCAAAAGAACATCAACTGCTCGATCAAGGAATCGCTCGAACGCTTCAGGCCAGTGCTCGCGCGCGCGAAGGATGCCGGGATCAAGGTGCGCGGCTATGTTTCCTGCGCGCTCGGCTGCCCTTACCAGGGCGAGGTGCAGCCGATCGCCGTCGCCGATCTCGCCTGGGCGCTATTCGAGATGGGCTGCCATGAGATTTCGCTCGGCGACACCATCGGCACCGGCACGCCGGAAAAGACCAAGGCGCTGATCGATGCGGTGGCGCGCCGCGTGCCGATCAAGAAGCTCGCCGGCCACTTTCATGACACCTATGGCATGGCGATCGCCAACATCTATGCCGCCTTGCAGGAGGGTGTGAACGTCTTCGATGCCTCGGTCGGCGGGCTGGGCGGTTGCCCTTACGCGAAGGGGGCTTCCGGCAACGTCGCCACCGAGGATGTCGTCTGGCTGCTCAAGGGGCTGGGCATCGATTGTGGTGTCGATCTGGACAAACTGGTCGACACTGCGCAGTGGATCTCGATGCAGCTGGGCCGCGAACCGGCATCGAAAGTGGCGCGGGCGCTGCTCGCCAAACGTGCCGCATGA
- a CDS encoding DUF1289 domain-containing protein produces the protein MTSEELYPCIGVCLPDEDAAYCIGCGRPWGTPSPEGAVPPAPTFVDEAEPAPT, from the coding sequence ATGACGAGCGAAGAGCTCTACCCCTGCATCGGCGTCTGCCTGCCAGACGAAGATGCAGCCTATTGCATCGGCTGCGGCCGGCCCTGGGGCACGCCCAGCCCGGAAGGTGCCGTCCCGCCAGCGCCGACTTTTGTCGATGAAGCCGAGCCCGCGCCTACCTGA
- a CDS encoding LON peptidase substrate-binding domain-containing protein gives MELPLFLLNVVLHSGGRMELRVFETRYMDMVKECLRRNAPFGVCLIAQGSDLAVPGRSTAEPRAVGTLATIADWQMPHLGILHIVTHGGQRFRILSWRRERSGLVRARVELLPEPPVSPIPGDYARLVPMLRQLIESLEDQPPKPHRFYDAAWVADRWAELLPLPMDKRQEILELDDGVARLDAIYRFLEES, from the coding sequence ATGGAGCTGCCGCTGTTCCTGCTCAACGTCGTGCTGCATTCCGGAGGGCGCATGGAGCTGCGCGTCTTCGAGACGCGTTACATGGACATGGTGAAAGAATGCCTGCGCCGCAATGCGCCGTTTGGCGTCTGTCTGATCGCGCAGGGCAGCGATCTCGCCGTGCCCGGCCGGTCGACGGCCGAACCGCGCGCGGTGGGGACACTGGCGACGATCGCCGACTGGCAGATGCCGCACCTCGGTATCCTGCACATCGTCACCCACGGCGGCCAGCGCTTCCGCATTCTGTCATGGCGACGCGAGAGGAGCGGACTGGTGCGCGCGCGCGTCGAATTGCTGCCCGAGCCGCCGGTCAGCCCGATTCCCGGCGACTATGCACGCCTGGTGCCGATGCTGCGCCAGCTGATCGAATCGCTCGAGGATCAGCCGCCCAAGCCTCACCGCTTTTACGATGCCGCCTGGGTGGCCGACCGCTGGGCCGAGCTTTTGCCGTTGCCGATGGACAAGCGTCAGGAGATTCTCGAACTCGACGACGGCGTGGCGCGGCTCGACGCGATCTATCGCTTTCTCGAAGAAAGTTAA
- a CDS encoding MBL fold metallo-hydrolase → MKPSPRLPETVRVIERGWLSSNNILLFDGDEATLIDSGYAGHAAQTVARVKSALAGRHLVRILNTHGHSDHIGGNAALKRAFGCAIFIPAGIEQYIRDWDEHALLLTPAAQRGERFDHDSVVHAGETLRMGGLDWRAYAAPGHDRDALVFHCPDARLLISGDALWENGFGIIFGELFGQPGALADTRATLDLIAGLEVEIVIPGHGQPFGDVPAALECAYQRLAAFEADPERMAKNALKACFVFNLLDLGGLPRPRLESYLAGVPLFRDVGTRLLGMDIATLADWLVSELKRGCALEEHDGMLLPTMAA, encoded by the coding sequence ATGAAGCCGAGCCCGCGCCTACCTGAGACCGTCCGGGTCATCGAACGCGGCTGGCTCTCCTCCAACAACATCCTGTTGTTCGATGGCGACGAAGCGACGCTGATCGACAGCGGCTATGCCGGCCATGCGGCGCAGACCGTCGCGCGCGTAAAGTCGGCGCTGGCGGGACGGCATCTCGTTCGCATCCTCAACACCCACGGCCACTCCGACCACATCGGTGGCAACGCGGCGCTCAAACGCGCATTCGGCTGCGCGATCTTCATTCCCGCCGGTATCGAGCAATACATCCGCGACTGGGACGAGCACGCCCTGCTGCTCACACCGGCGGCACAGCGCGGCGAACGTTTCGATCATGACAGCGTCGTGCATGCGGGAGAGACGCTGCGCATGGGCGGGTTGGACTGGCGGGCGTATGCCGCGCCGGGCCACGATCGCGACGCCCTGGTGTTCCATTGTCCCGATGCGCGGCTGCTGATTTCGGGTGATGCGCTCTGGGAGAATGGCTTCGGCATCATCTTTGGCGAGCTGTTTGGACAGCCCGGCGCGCTCGCCGACACGCGCGCGACGCTCGATTTGATCGCCGGTCTGGAAGTCGAAATCGTGATTCCCGGTCACGGCCAGCCGTTCGGTGACGTGCCCGCCGCGCTCGAGTGCGCCTACCAGCGCCTCGCCGCTTTCGAGGCCGATCCCGAACGGATGGCGAAGAATGCCCTCAAGGCCTGCTTCGTCTTCAACCTGCTCGACCTCGGCGGACTGCCGCGCCCACGGCTGGAGAGCTATCTCGCTGGCGTGCCACTCTTCCGCGATGTCGGTACGCGCCTGCTAGGCATGGACATTGCCACGCTCGCGGACTGGCTGGTGTCCGAATTGAAGCGCGGTTGCGCGCTGGAGGAGCATGACGGCATGTTGCTGCCGACGATGGCGGCGTGA
- a CDS encoding efflux RND transporter periplasmic adaptor subunit, with product MLPQILIIPLVVLITACGRESPPTVAVPSAPIFALSTVAEVAFYPERSAPASVVGKHEARLSAEVAAPIQAIPVDVGQTVKKGQVVVRLDARDAQLALERAQAAVAQAEARHALARAQFERARALREKNFISAEALTVRETELAAAVADLRAATAQRDTARRALEKHTLRAPFDAVVRERRGQVGELAAPGTVLLTLVSHTELELAAQLQPRDAQSLQRAVSAAPIFESATGRYELKPLRVSPAVNRESRSIEARLAFVGPAPAAGSEGRLVWREAQAHLPAELLVQRAGRLGVFVVEGGKARFHALPQAQEGRPAPLDLPADARIVTQGRHAVQDGQALP from the coding sequence ATGCTGCCGCAAATCCTGATCATCCCGCTCGTCGTGCTCATCACCGCCTGCGGTCGGGAAAGCCCGCCGACCGTTGCCGTCCCGTCAGCGCCGATTTTCGCGCTCAGCACCGTGGCCGAGGTGGCGTTCTACCCTGAGCGCAGCGCGCCGGCAAGCGTCGTCGGCAAGCACGAGGCGCGCCTGTCGGCGGAAGTTGCGGCGCCGATTCAGGCCATCCCCGTGGATGTCGGCCAGACGGTAAAGAAAGGCCAGGTGGTCGTGCGGCTCGATGCGCGCGATGCCCAGCTGGCACTGGAACGCGCCCAGGCCGCTGTGGCCCAGGCCGAGGCGCGCCACGCCCTGGCGCGGGCCCAATTCGAGCGCGCCCGGGCGTTGCGCGAAAAGAATTTCATCTCGGCGGAAGCGCTGACGGTGCGCGAGACGGAGCTCGCCGCCGCCGTCGCCGATCTGCGCGCGGCGACGGCCCAGCGCGATACTGCGCGCCGTGCGCTGGAAAAACACACGCTGCGCGCGCCGTTCGATGCGGTGGTACGCGAGCGGCGTGGCCAGGTCGGGGAACTCGCCGCGCCCGGCACCGTCCTGTTGACACTGGTGTCGCACACCGAACTGGAACTGGCCGCGCAGCTGCAGCCGCGTGACGCGCAATCCCTGCAGCGTGCCGTCTCGGCAGCGCCAATTTTCGAGAGCGCGACGGGCCGCTACGAACTGAAGCCGCTGCGCGTCTCCCCTGCGGTGAACCGCGAATCGCGCAGCATCGAAGCACGTTTGGCCTTCGTCGGGCCAGCGCCGGCGGCAGGGAGCGAGGGCCGGCTGGTGTGGCGCGAGGCGCAGGCGCATCTGCCGGCCGAGCTGCTGGTGCAACGCGCAGGGCGGCTTGGCGTGTTCGTCGTCGAAGGGGGCAAGGCGCGTTTCCATGCGCTGCCGCAGGCGCAGGAAGGCCGGCCCGCACCGCTCGATCTGCCTGCGGATGCGCGCATCGTGACGCAGGGACGTCATGCCGTGCAGGATGGCCAAGCCCTGCCATGA
- a CDS encoding Gx transporter family protein encodes MTASTIELKVTETDRRIARYAAAAIALAVAEGALPSPLPGIKPGLANIVVLIVLMRHGWREAAWVSLLRVVAGSLLIGQFLAPGFFLALAGALASLAMLLLASRLPRRWFGAVTASVLAAFAHVGGQLLLARLWLVPHDGVFLLAPLFGASALVFGIVNGLIAARLLEQPT; translated from the coding sequence ATGACAGCCTCAACTATTGAGTTGAAAGTCACCGAGACCGATCGCCGCATCGCGCGCTATGCGGCGGCGGCGATCGCGCTCGCCGTCGCCGAGGGGGCGTTACCCTCGCCTTTGCCCGGCATCAAGCCGGGACTCGCCAACATCGTCGTGCTGATCGTGCTCATGCGCCATGGTTGGCGCGAGGCGGCCTGGGTGTCGCTGTTGCGGGTGGTGGCCGGCAGCCTGTTGATCGGCCAGTTTCTCGCTCCCGGTTTCTTTCTTGCGCTCGCCGGGGCACTCGCCAGCCTCGCCATGCTCCTCTTGGCCTCGAGGTTGCCGCGGCGCTGGTTCGGCGCGGTGACGGCGAGCGTGCTGGCCGCCTTCGCGCATGTCGGCGGGCAGCTCCTGCTCGCGCGTCTGTGGCTGGTGCCCCACGACGGCGTGTTCCTGCTCGCGCCACTTTTTGGCGCATCGGCACTGGTTTTCGGTATCGTGAACGGTCTCATCGCCGCCCGCCTTTTGGAGCAACCCACTTGA